ttttggctgacATTTCAGGAAAGAGTTCTGAGTTAGGACTGTCAAGGACATGTCAGCGCTTATCTTCTAAGAAAATAGGGAAGGGTGAAATAGATATaaccattcagtcattcatttaacaaaaatgtataggcataccttggagacaCTGTGGGTTCTGTTCCAGACTCCACATTAGAGCAAATACAACAATAAGGTGAGTCAAGCGAATTCTTTGGTTTcccggtgcatataaaagttatgtttaaactatactgtagtctattaagtgtgcaatagcattatgtctaaaaaaaaacaatgtacataccttaattttaaaatactttattgctaaaaaatgctaaccattattgGAGCATTCAGGGAGTCATAGTAACAACAAAGATCACGGATCACAGGCCACCATAacatataataatgatgaaaaagtttgaaatattgcgagaattaccaaaacgtgacaTAGAGACACATGGATTGAGCAAATGCTGGTGGGAAAATGGCACCAATGGACgtgctcaacacagggttgccacaaatcttcaatctgtaaaaaatgcagtacacatctgcaaagtgcaataaagggAGGTGTGCCTGTATTGAGTCCCCACCTTGTGTTGAGCACAGCTCTAGGGAAAGAGTAAGAGGTGCAGACAGTGTGTTTGCCCTCAAGGAATCCTTGCTGGTGGAGGGAGagtgaaagaaaatcaaacattTCAATGTTAATTCCTGTGATATGTTCTGTCCTATTCTGTTCCTCAGGGTGAGCCCTAGGTTACTCTGAAGTGGGGAAAATCAAAACAAGCACCCTTACAGGTCTTCGGTGAACCTTTGTCTTGTCTGGGATTGATGCTTCCTAGAACCCAAGTCCTCAAAAAGAAGGCTGCTATTGCATTGGTAATGTAGTTCCCAAACTGTGTGCTGAGGCCCACCCAGGTGCTGAAACAAACTCTTAGAGGTGCTGTGGGATATTCTAAATTATTGAGAGACATACAAGGACAACTGTCGGATGCCACACAACTACTACTATTAAGTCATTTGGATCCAACCAAATAACAGGCACTATTTGGTATTTCTTTTGGCCTAGTggtatgttgaaaaaaattactgagacatTAAGAACATCAACTGTAAACCAAGAAAGTTTGGGAACCTTGAGTACCTCATCTATCAATTTTCTTGATACTTCCTGATATTTTTCTCCACAGTGAACACATTGTTTGAGCCATTCCTTCTCAGGGGCAAGGCTTATCACCTGGGCCTCCTTCAGGGCCTTCTTCCTGGGCCTTCAGAGGGCATCCTCATTTCCCCCCTCAGTGCCCCGtttccctcccagcagccctctCCCCTCAGCGCTCTGCCATTTCACGGTCCTCTGCACAGGCGCTGGCACCTCCCTATGGAAATAATCAAGTCTCTGTCCTCACCAGTGCCTTGAGACTTGCAGGTTTTGCATCCCTGTCCTTTCCTCCTCTGCCCAGTTACTGCTGCCCAGCAAAGGTGAGTGTGGGGGAGAAGTTGTGCAGGGTTAGGGTTGGTTCAACACCCCAAGATTAATTCCCATGCGAACCCCTGGTGAGATGAGAAGGTCCTAACCCTTTCATTAACATATCTCTGAACTGGTTTCTTGTTAATTAATATCCTGGGGCTGCTATACTAAGATAGCATTCGCCTTGCCAAGCATCCTGCATTGGTAACAAAGGGTGCACATCCAGATCTGTTCTAGTTACAAGACTTCTCCTCTGGACTttgtagtggtggtggtgaggaggagTAGCTGAATAAGGGTATAGGACAAGAAAAGCATTTCGCCTGCATCATAGTGTGATAACCACAAAACAGAGAGATGCAGAACCCTTTACTGAAGTGGAGCCCTAGCTCAACCTTGGAGGCTGAATTGAGAGGATTTAAATGATTTACTGACAGGACACACTTGTGGTGAGTCTTGAAGGGAGAGTCAGAGCTACCCTGACGCCTAAGTGGGGAAGGAAATGGTTTCCAGTACAGCATGCGCGCAAAGGTGTTGTGGAGCACGGTTCATTCCAGGCACCGCAGAGAGTCCAGTGCTCCATGTAAAGGGGCCAGACCTGAACCAAACAGCTGTAATCAGCGGGAGAGGGACCACATCCCTGGTTTGCTTAAGGTAGGGGTGATTTTGCTTACATAGTATTTCTAGTGTTTTAGTCTTAGATTATGAGTAGCCAGAGTCAGAGGCAAGTGGCACCGAGAACATAGGCTTCTTATTGCTGTTATGCCTCTAACCTCCAAAGTTCTTCATGGGAAGGCCGCAGGATTATGTGACAGCGGTCAAAATGCAGGAGCTCTTGTGTTGAGCTCCCAACTAGAGTCTCCAGGAAAAAAGGCAAACCTGATCATGCTAACCTCAGGCTTAAACCTTTCAATGCTTCCACACTGCCCTCAGCATAAATTCCCAACTCCTTAACAGGTAGACAAGGTTTTCCAGGCCCTAGTCATGGTCAGCTGACTGCCATCAACCCTCACCACTCTCCCACTTCAAACACCCTGCTCCAGCAATGCTGAATTACCTGCAATCTGGAGTCTCTCCAGGCTTTTGTAAACACTGTTCCTCTGCCTGTGGGGATTGTCTTACCCGCCTCCCATCACCTCACTCTCACCTTCACTGGAGctctcctgcttttctttcagtttcagGGAACCCCCCTTTATTCCCTAGTGGGACCTCAGAGGCCCTGCGCTTGCTTATTGTAGCACGTACACGCTGTACTGAAATGTGCTGTCTCTTGTATGTCCCCACTACTAGCCTAGCTGTTCTTTTAATGTAGAGATTGTCATTTTCACCATTAGAACATTAGTTTTTAATTGAAAGCCTGCAACACAGCAGGAATACATTAAACATTTGTTTCAGAGCTGACTGAACCGGTGTTATGTGAGGGTAGGTATTGTGTTCATTTTCACCCAAAGGAATGCTGAGTGTTTTACTGGCTAagaattttatgaatttaaatcttttttttttcccatggagaATAGAGCAAGGGTATGTATGAAGATTCAGTAGTTCCACAtggaaaaagtaaagagaaataacaaccaaagGTGTTACTAGCAGGGGAGAAAAGGACATTATTATCCCAAGGTTAAACTTAACTCTGATAAGTTGGAAGTCGTTTCCCCAGAAACTGAGGATCCCTATTACTAGGACAAGGAGATGAAGATTATAGAAAGAGCAGGAAGGGAGTCTTGGAAAGCACCTGGCTTATTCCTGATTGGCTTAAAAGAAGACGAATGACTTGTTCAAAGACACCGGGGCTAGAATCAAAGGGtaagcagaataatggccccaaagatcTCTGTATCCTAATCCTAATCcccggaacctgtgaatgttaccttacacAGCAAAAGAggctttgcaaatgtgattaagaaCCTTGAGATGAGGAGTTTATCCTGTATTAGTCAGATGgacccaatctaatcacatgggCCCTTAAAGCGGAGAATCTTCCCCAGCTGTGGTCAGAGGGAGACGTGACTATGGATGGAGGATCAGAAAGATGCAATGTGAAAAGGAAGCTGACCTGCCATTGCCGGCTTTGAAGAATGGAATAAAGGCACCACGAGCCAAGGAGTGCAGGTGGCAActagaagctgaaagaggcaaggaagctgatcctcccctagagcctccaggtGGAAGGCATCCCTGCTgatatcttgattttagcccagtgagacctgtgtgGGATTTCTGACATACACAAcagtaagataatacatttgtttcAAACCACTGAGTtacagtaatttgttacagcatcaaGAGAAGAGTAATGTAGGCTACACACATCGTAAGCAGGCCAAATAGGCAGGCTTCCCATCTCTTGTCCATAATTTCTTCTCACTCTTCTGTAGTATTCTTACCCTTTAGAGATCTTGTGGGGGTTATCTTATCCTATCTCACTTGGGTTGATATGTTGAGGTGGGAACAGAGGGCTTGCGGAGTGATTTGCTCTGGGCCTCACACCCTAGAAATGGCAGATCCCTTTCCAGAAAGATTGGCCTGGGGCTCGTGCAACCTTTTGTGAGTCCACGTTGACCAAAGGCAGCCTTGTGCCAATCAGTTTAGAATCTAGAGAAACGACACAGTCTTTGCTGGCCATGGAACAGGCCTAACACTGAGATACTATTGTTATTGACTCTGGGCAAACAGCCACGGAGCTCCAGGAAGAGGGAAGTATGGTATTTACACATGGCTTTCCAAGAGCAGGGCCTCTGCCGCATACATTGTGGTCCTGATAGGCTCTcttatgaaactttaaaaagctCCAATTACTCCCTGCGATTGCATGAAATAGCTCAGGGTAGCGAGGTATGACCACTGTCATTTAGATATGCCACCCCTGTATGCGGTCTGTTATGTAACCACTATACCACATTTTTACACTTTATTTAACATCACCCAGACATTTATGGAATATTTTCTCTGACTTCCACTTTATGTGCATGGTGTCAATATTGCTAATCTGAGAACCTGGACAGTGCTTAAATTAAGTCAAATGAATACTGAATGAGTAAGGATGTGTGAATTCAGATGGGTGCTTTCTTTGCGAGCTCACACAGGTATTTGAGGACTATCAGAGTGTTAGAGCCCTAATCTGACATACCCCTCCTGTTCAGGCAATCATGGGGCTGATGGAATTGGAAGGCTGCCCAAACCTTGAAGCAGCGTTAATTAGTGCTGCTGGGTATATAAGCCAAATAACTCCTTGCAAGGTCAGTCAAAAGGGTAATATGCTTCAGAAACCCTTTGATTATTATCATGATCCCTGGGAAGTAAAGAAATGCCAAGGGACGCATGTGGCAATGCTTTGGATTTATGCAAAGTGCAAAGTAACTGTGGAGATTGATTATTAACAAGAGTTTCTCAGATCAGTGGAATGCTGTGAGCTTCCTGGCTTGTGGCTGGATCTAACATGGGCAGATATTCTGAGGCTCGGCTTGCCTAGTacaatatttgggaaaaaattgtTTGGTAGCGAGCAAAGTATTATTAAGTACCCAGTCGAAGTTAGATAGTATGAATTGTAGTAGGCCAAGTCAGCATGGATCCATAACTACTTTAAAGACATGTGATCTAAAGGAGAACTGGGGAAAGCAGGCTATGGATTATTCTGGGTTGGCTAATTGGATAGTACACAAGGAAGTCTGGGGTATTAGGGTATTGACATAGTAACTTACGCACTGCATATGTGGAGCCAGGACAGAATTAAATGTACCCAGCAGTGGGCTGGTGGACCTGCTGACAAAGGAaggttaagaaaaattaaacatatcaGTAAGGCAAAGAGTTGGCTCAatgaagagaagggaggggagaaaaatgaagttaaacAGGATGGGTCTAGAGCAGTGGCTCTTAAAGGATGGTTCCTGAACAGCAGCATCAAAATCAATTGggaacttgttggaaatgcaaattctcaggacGTACCAAGTCAAAATTCTGGGGTGGGCCTCAAGCAATCcctgttttaacaagccttataggtgattctgatgtatgtCAGTTTGAGAACTACGGGTTTAGAACACGGAAACAAAGTTGGAGCTCTCCTAGATGAGCAGTGTCACCTAAAAAGGAGGTACAGAGGCCTACTGTGCTGGTGGATGGTTGATATGATGGGGTGATGAAGTTAGTGGTACAGAAGAAGAGGGGATACTGAAGTCCAGATTTCAGGTGAGTCATCTGATGACTGAGGATAAAATCAACTgttagaataaaaggaaaaaagtgatcCAGTTGCTCATATCATCAAAGAAGGTGAAACTGAGTCTTAGAGGGTAGTATGTGAGGGTGAGGAGGATTTGGAAGGAGTAATGAGATATCAAAGGAAGAAGACAGAATTGTGATGGATAAATGGTTTAGCTGTGACAGTGGTGAGCAAGTACCAGAATAGCCCCTATTCCTCTCCCCTTCAGttgggaaaaatgggaaaaaccaaGTAATTGTTCCACCAGCCAAaagagaaaggagccaagaaGTATGTGTCTGATTGGGAGAAAGAGGTTGGCTGCCTGGGAGAAGAGAGGTCTAAGTTAAAGAAAGGAGGTGAGGATAAATGGGAGTTTTAACCCATACACAACTGGGGTTCTTAGCCCACCACTAAAAGAAAGTAGGCTTGGGATGAGTAGAAAATAGTTCAGTGGTGGAAGTTCTCCTGAGTAGCCAGCATAATGAACGTGGCTCAAGAAAACAGTAGATCGGGAGGGCAGATCAGTGAAACAGCCAAGAGAGAACACTAAGTGAAAGGAGGACGTCtggagaatggagaaaacacacatGTGCAAAGAAGATACAATCCAACTTTCAACATAAATTGTATTGAAGCAAACTCTTTCTCTAAGAAAAGGGACAAAATGGCGGCATGGGAAGTTGGTTACTATATCTCTAGAGGTTACAACTACAGCTTTCAGAGACCACTTAGAGGACAAGGAACATTTCTGATGAGGTAGGAACAAAGATaaagataaacccacacttaAAATTTGCAGTTATTGTTTAAGCAAGGACTGATGGTCAAAGTGAGTTCCCATTCTAATAAAGTTAGGACAACCCCCAAAATGTCAATGTGACATTCTAAAATAAGGtcttatatttttatgatattcaTTCGtttaatacagagaaaaaaaagggagagtttTGTGATTTAGTCAGAAAGAGTTACACAACATATATGCTTTATTTCCAGGGATTTCTAAaatcatatgctttttaaaaatctctacctTAATCAAATTTACCCCCACTATTTAATGTTTACTGTTAAACCAACTAAATTGACAATAATTGCTCTCGAAAGACAATAACACATTGTAAGagctaataaattataaaatataacagaTTGCAACCAATTggttaacaaaaaataaagagcctGACCCTTTATAACAATTTACAGAACTCTGTTTAACTTAATAAGAAAAATCTGCTTTGGATAAGGCACTGTTTCATCACTTCTCAGAGATTAAGGCACACAATCACCAGCATTACAAACACAAATGTGTAAGAAAATCTGAAGACAGCAGCTGGTACAAATGCTACAAAATAACAGGTGCCTTTGGGGCACTGATTGTTATATCAAAGTATATTAAACTGTGCAAATGTAAAACTTATAGCAACTCAATTTTCCTTCTCTAATAAAGGTCAATCATTTTTAACAGAAGAGCAAcctgaaagaacaaaggaaaaagccAATTTCCTAAAactacttttttgaaaaaaaattgttttgtctCTTAGTAtcaggcaaatttttaaaaaatgatttaactggaataatattttagaatagtATGTAAACAAATTGATAGcaactaaaacaattttaatggcACATTCAGGAGTTTACATTTGAAATGACATTATTGGTTAGGTCCTTTTTTGTGAATTTTATGGTTATGAGTCAAGTATCAATATTTtgttaatgttaattttaaacaaatattttgttaaatttagttATGTTTTTCAAAACAGTTAAAACTCCAACACATGAGATATGAGGgcaaagataatgaaaaaaatactacGTTGGTAGAATGTTACTACAGTCaacatattataataattatttcctAAAGTTATTTCTGAAACAATAACCTACGTCTAATGTTACTGTCTTTTAAGAATATTATAACATAAGTGCACGAAAGCAGTTTCTGCCAGTTATCACAACTCACTAAAGCACTTGGCAAATTAAACTTCAGTCAggatcaaaatatatgaaataaagaaaCGTTAGCATTCATTATACATCTTATAATTAATATAAGTAcctaacatgtttttaaaattcactttaatGTTGGCTGTCATTATCTCAACCATTGGTTCTTTAAGACTGCCATATGGTTATCTCAGACATCAATATGAATTCCATGTTTTGAAGACATCACTTGGCTGGTCCCTGTGAAATACATAACGAATGAACAGATGTGAGGTAAAGATGATGTGATTATTACATAAAGCCAAAATGGCAAAGGAGAAGTTTCTCCAAATGGGCATATCCACAAGCCATGGCGAATTCCATCTCGAACATGGTGTGAGGTCCAGGATATAAATAACATCCAGGGAAGAAAGCACCATGAATCTTTGAGCTTGAAAAGGTGCATCATAAACTTCAGGGTCAGAACCACAGCGGGTATCACAGTAGAACAGTGAAGGAAAGGTCTTCGTGGAAGAGTAATAGCAGCCTGCACAGGGAAAGCGGTAGCTAGTATCATTTCCTTCTTGGCAAACAAAATTTTATAGCTGCTTCCTAATATTGTAACCATCTGTTTTCCTGCAGGCTattggaaatgcaaaggaaacaTTTGCTACACCACCTCCCCCCAAAACACTTTGCACTAAAAATGAAATCACGATCTCAGGAACatgtgattaatttttaaaagcttcctatTATTTACTTAGAAAAGTCACAATACAAACAATTTATATCCTAAATGTATGGTTAGTGTAAATTTGGAGTTTTAAAGAATTGTCTGGGACCTCTAAGAGCATTGAAAAAGTCTCACAACtgaataaaatattcttcaattaaacgttttaaaattgaagtatagttgatttataatgttacattagtttcaggtatacaacatatatttttattgattatactccatttaacgttattataaaatactggttatattccctgtgctgtatgttacatccttgcatcttaattattttatacctaatagtctgtacctcttaatctccttcccctatcttgtccctcccccacccccttcttcaattaataaatgcataaaaggtttttttttaaatttatttttggctgcgttgggtctttgttgttgtgcacaggctttctgcagttgtggtgagcaggggctcctctttgttgtggtgcacaggcttctcattgcggtggcttctcttgttgaggagcatgggctctaggcgcgtcagcttcagtagttgtggcacgcaggcttagctgctccttggcatgtgggatcttcccagaccagggatcgaacccgtgtcccctgcattggcaggtggattcttaaccactgcgccaccaaggaattccccaaAGGTGAGTATTTTTGTTGTAACCATTTATATTAGCCTTGAATACTTTCAGAATTTATTTATAACAACATTTAGAGGcagtatattattttaaacaagtATTTGAAAGTTGAGTTAAATAAACCAATAGCATTTCTAAACCATTGTAAAAATGTAATCAATatctaaacaaatgaaaatttcaggCTTAACACCCGAATGATCCATGAGTAAGGTTTCATTCTCACACATTCTCAAGGCTAATTTCCAACTAgataatttctaataaaaataaagctgaagaTAGAGAAGATGCCTTATTTGGAATCTCCCCACACATCTTCAAAAACACTATAGAACAATGACAAATAAAACTATACCAAGCCCCACTTAGCATAGCCAGAAGTCAGAGAATGTCCAAACTTCAATTACTCTAAAGTATTAAACACCAAGTAAGTGAGCGCTCTCTCACACTTCCCCCTCAAGCCAGAAAAAACTGCATTGAAGAAAGATGAGGGGGAATCTAAGATTGATCTAAAGTTACCACTAGAAAGAGAAAGTTCAACCCAAGTGTGGGGTCCTGGTACATAAGAGCACTAACTACACAGAAAGGACTTAAAAGTGGGCACAATTCAAGGCTCTGAAAAGCATTCGTTTTCCAGGAGAAGATGGTACAAAGGAAGGGAGAGGTAGCCTTTGGAGACTGGGGtggtaaagggaaaaaagaagtagtaaagggaaaaaagaagtagtaaagGCAAGAAGTCAggttcctattttttaaaaaatagaggacACAACCTTcccaccatattaaaaaaaaatcatccattaaAGAGACTGTACCTTGCAACACTGTCAAATCAGACCAACCTTAAAGTGGGTATCTTGTAAAGCCACTCCTTAAACCAGTATTCT
The Physeter macrocephalus isolate SW-GA chromosome 8, ASM283717v5, whole genome shotgun sequence genome window above contains:
- the TMEM267 gene encoding transmembrane protein 267, which gives rise to MASETEKTHALLQSCSTESLISSLGLGIFCLVADRLLQFSIIQQNDWLRALSDNSVHCVIGMWSWAIVIGIKKKTDIGEIVLAGFLASVIDIDHFFLAGSLSLKAAITLPRRPFLHCSTVIPAVVLTLKFMMHLFKLKDSWCFLPWMLFISWTSHHVRDGIRHGLWICPFGETSPLPFWLYVIITSSLPHICSFVMYFTGTSQVMSSKHGIHIDV